The proteins below come from a single Pseudomonas chlororaphis genomic window:
- a CDS encoding UDP-glucuronate 5-epimerase: MNVLVTGAAGFIGAHCVLRLLRDGHRVCGLDNFNDYYDPQLKHDRVAWVHEQAGEFPLARIDLSDAPAIDALFQHHRPEVVIHLAAQAGVRYSLENPRAYVDSNLGGFLNILESCRRYPVRHLIYASSSSVYGANPHTPYSEQDNVDHPLSLYAASKKANELMAHSYSHLFGIPCTGLRFFTVYGPWGRPDMSPIQFARAITEGRVLSLYNHGEHQRDFTYVDDIIESIARLIDRPPQATPQEACEQPGPATSRAPWRIFNIGGQHPVALRSYVVLLEKHLGRSARIELLPLQAGDVLNTCADASGLARATGFQPRIELDEGLGRFIAWFLEYYARPAAHPPLAAEPAHEPQRRSL, translated from the coding sequence GTGAATGTCCTGGTGACCGGCGCAGCCGGGTTCATCGGTGCACATTGCGTGCTGCGCCTGCTGCGCGACGGCCATCGGGTGTGCGGGCTGGACAACTTCAACGACTACTACGACCCGCAGCTCAAGCACGACCGCGTGGCCTGGGTGCACGAGCAGGCCGGCGAGTTCCCGCTGGCCCGGATCGACTTGAGCGACGCACCGGCCATCGATGCGCTGTTCCAGCACCACCGCCCGGAGGTGGTGATCCACCTCGCCGCCCAGGCCGGCGTGCGCTATTCCCTGGAGAACCCGCGGGCCTATGTCGACAGCAACCTCGGCGGTTTCCTCAACATCCTGGAAAGCTGCCGCCGCTACCCGGTCAGGCACCTGATCTACGCCTCTTCCAGCTCGGTGTACGGCGCCAACCCGCACACCCCGTACTCGGAGCAGGACAACGTCGACCATCCGTTGTCGCTGTACGCGGCCAGCAAAAAAGCCAATGAGCTGATGGCCCACAGCTACAGCCACCTGTTCGGCATCCCGTGCACGGGGCTGCGCTTCTTCACCGTATACGGCCCCTGGGGCCGGCCGGACATGTCGCCGATCCAGTTCGCCCGCGCCATCACCGAAGGTCGAGTGCTGTCGCTGTACAACCACGGCGAACACCAACGGGATTTCACCTACGTCGACGACATCATCGAGAGCATCGCCCGGCTGATCGACCGACCGCCCCAGGCCACTCCACAGGAGGCTTGCGAACAACCGGGCCCGGCCACCAGCCGGGCGCCCTGGCGGATCTTCAACATCGGCGGGCAGCACCCGGTGGCGCTGCGCAGCTATGTGGTGCTGCTGGAAAAACACCTGGGCCGCAGCGCCCGCATCGAACTGCTGCCCCTGCAAGCCGGGGACGTACTCAACACCTGCGCCGACGCCAGTGGCCTGGCGCGGGCCACCGGGTTCCAGCCGCGCATCGAATTGGACGAAGGCCTCGGCCGCTTCATCGCCTGGTTTCTGGAGTACTACGCGCGGCCTGCTGCCCACCCGCCGCTCGCGGCTGAACCTGCGCACGAACCTCAGCGGAGGAGTCTATGA
- a CDS encoding UDP-glucose 6-dehydrogenase codes for MDVSVFGTGYVGLIQAAALADVGHRVLCIDIDPNKIRQLQQAVPPISEPGLSGLLEENIKAGRLAFSSQASDAVNHGELIFIAVGTPADEDGSADLSHVLGVTRQIADFMDSDRTLIIKSTVPVGTADKVADCARQALARRGLKQLNVRVVSNPEFLKEGSALADCMRPDRIIVGTADQLARDQMSELYAPFCRNHEKLMFMDNRSAELTKYAANAMLATRISFMNELANLTERLGADIEAVRKGIGSDPRIGYHFIYPGCGFGGSCFPKDLRALLHTAEQSGMPLRLLRSVTDVNDSQRHILFEKLAKQFPDGLSGKSIAIWGLAFKPNTDDMREAPSRYLMEALWREGARVQAYDPEAMSECRRLYGYRKDLNLCATRDDTLEDADALVICTEWKNFRVVDFDLLASKLRARVIIDGRNLYNPEHLAAAGLLYRGIGLRHTLPDTAAPGPQA; via the coding sequence ATGGACGTGAGCGTATTTGGAACGGGGTATGTGGGGCTGATCCAGGCCGCCGCGCTGGCCGATGTCGGGCATCGCGTGCTGTGCATCGACATCGACCCGAACAAGATCCGGCAACTGCAACAAGCGGTGCCGCCTATCAGCGAACCGGGCCTGTCCGGTTTGCTCGAAGAGAACATCAAGGCCGGGCGGCTGGCGTTCAGCTCCCAGGCCAGCGATGCGGTCAATCACGGCGAATTGATCTTCATCGCCGTCGGCACGCCCGCCGATGAGGACGGTTCAGCCGACCTGAGCCATGTGCTGGGCGTCACCCGCCAGATCGCCGACTTCATGGACAGCGACCGCACCTTGATCATCAAGTCCACGGTGCCGGTGGGCACGGCCGACAAAGTTGCCGACTGCGCCCGCCAGGCGCTGGCGCGCCGCGGCCTGAAGCAACTGAATGTGCGGGTGGTGTCCAACCCCGAATTCCTCAAGGAGGGCAGCGCCCTCGCCGATTGCATGCGCCCGGACCGGATCATCGTCGGCACCGCCGATCAGTTGGCCCGCGACCAGATGAGCGAGCTGTACGCGCCCTTCTGCCGCAACCACGAAAAACTGATGTTCATGGACAACCGCAGCGCCGAACTGACCAAGTACGCCGCCAACGCGATGCTCGCCACACGCATCAGCTTCATGAACGAGCTGGCCAACCTCACAGAACGCCTGGGGGCCGACATCGAAGCGGTGCGCAAAGGCATCGGTTCAGACCCGCGCATCGGCTATCACTTCATCTACCCCGGCTGCGGCTTCGGTGGCTCGTGCTTCCCCAAGGACCTGCGAGCCCTGCTGCACACCGCCGAACAGAGCGGCATGCCCCTGCGCCTGCTGCGCAGCGTCACCGACGTCAACGACAGCCAGCGGCACATCCTTTTCGAGAAGCTCGCCAAACAATTCCCCGACGGCCTGTCCGGCAAGTCGATTGCCATCTGGGGCCTGGCCTTCAAGCCCAACACCGATGACATGCGCGAAGCCCCCAGCCGCTACCTGATGGAAGCGCTGTGGCGCGAAGGCGCCCGGGTCCAGGCCTATGACCCGGAAGCCATGTCCGAATGCCGCCGTCTCTACGGCTACCGCAAAGACCTGAACCTGTGCGCCACCCGCGATGACACCCTGGAAGACGCCGACGCCCTGGTGATCTGCACCGAGTGGAAAAACTTCCGCGTAGTGGACTTCGACCTGCTGGCCAGCAAGTTGCGCGCCCGCGTGATCATCGATGGCCGCAACCTGTACAACCCCGAACACCTGGCCGCCGCCGGGCTGTTGTATCGCGGCATCGGCCTGCGGCACACCCTGCCGGACACCGCTGCACCAGGGCCGCAAGCGTGA
- a CDS encoding sugar transferase translates to MTRHEHDLPINAPGRDKRVDPDHRRRLDAAIHRQGRGWLTGRDGGRPWTVSRTNRVMACLGALTILLMLCPLLLGLALLVKFSSPGPVLFVQKRTGYRGRVFGMYKFRTMVADAEALKESLRHLNKHGVDAIDFKIDNDPRITPIGRFLRRSSLDELPNLINVVTGDMRLVGPRPTSFNAYRYKDNHLVRLSIYPGMTGLWQISGRSNIDFDQRVELDLSYIAEQSLMLDLKILMMTPFKVFSGHGAS, encoded by the coding sequence ATGACCCGACATGAGCATGACCTACCGATCAACGCACCCGGACGCGACAAACGTGTCGACCCCGACCACCGCAGGCGCCTCGACGCGGCCATCCACCGCCAAGGCCGGGGCTGGCTGACCGGCCGCGACGGCGGCCGGCCCTGGACGGTCTCACGGACCAATCGGGTGATGGCCTGCCTCGGTGCCCTGACGATTCTGCTGATGCTCTGCCCATTGCTGCTGGGCCTGGCGCTGCTGGTCAAGTTCTCAAGCCCGGGGCCGGTGCTGTTCGTGCAGAAGCGCACCGGCTACCGCGGCCGAGTCTTTGGCATGTACAAGTTTCGCACCATGGTCGCCGACGCCGAAGCCCTCAAGGAGTCGCTGCGCCACCTCAACAAACACGGCGTCGATGCCATCGACTTCAAGATCGACAACGACCCGCGCATCACGCCCATCGGCCGGTTCCTGCGACGCAGCAGCCTCGACGAACTGCCGAACCTGATCAATGTAGTGACCGGCGACATGCGCCTGGTGGGCCCACGGCCGACCTCGTTCAACGCCTACCGCTACAAGGACAACCACCTTGTGCGCCTGAGCATCTACCCCGGCATGACCGGCCTTTGGCAGATCTCCGGGCGCAGCAATATCGACTTCGACCAGCGCGTGGAATTGGACCTCAGCTACATCGCCGAGCAAAGCCTGATGCTGGATTTGAAGATCCTGATGATGACCCCCTTCAAAGTGTTCAGCGGCCACGGAGCGAGTTAA